A stretch of Besnoitia besnoiti strain Bb-Ger1 chromosome Unknown contig00015, whole genome shotgun sequence DNA encodes these proteins:
- a CDS encoding uncharacterized protein (encoded by transcript BESB_029160) has translation MGLRRGKKTDSGEEASPHFSLRNPLFPKHEERSPKTEKDAEDAEGVTVEENKEANYDRSKHERYIRHGKKGDGHANRAILTTLKKNPFSKKKGNSEFCVEDSPATLPHETQQASTSDETNTGRRDAPVSVTHKAPVFSKGERDSTQLLYPPSQPVSQSNMCQLSDSLLFGISTDKNCGSFERGDSGTEQRGQTSPWGATLGYHRSFRERLADSEIIGTRKQEDGPFQPRFPVGAAEKTLAVPASASIQEPDPPMMIHRYDKEAGKILQPVTVADVCAEAAQSERQQQIMESLRGKTWREKLQWGLDTKNLGNSLYQQKKYAEATKAYQDCLLALDLGSSADVQEAAQQQLQIPVVLNLAACMLATKAYERCKALCNVALDLEPHSLKAIFRRALACFHLGELEEAKQDFRHAYSMCASSPPPEVESDVETLEQRHPTKLETKSHSLLSVKSNKDFVSGVPANADDREKFLKKVRYYLHAIAQQQQRYAKACQKMFQDEFPDGVDQTAEGNDGRAGLGRLSSNAPWMSPLAIFKGSKCSFCARRAGKKDPKSK, from the exons ATGGGACTGAGGCGAGGAAAGAAGACCGACTCAGGAGAGGAAGCATCTCCTCACTTTTCGCTCCGTAACCCCCTTTTCCCGAAACACGAGGAGAGGTCACCCAAGACTGAGAAAGAcgctgaagacgcggagggggTAACCGTGGAGGAGAACAAGGAGGCGAATTATGACCGCTCGAAGCATGAACGCTACATCCGCCATGGAAAAAAGGGGGACGGCCACGCCAATAGAGCGATTTTGACAACGCTCAAAAAGAATCCGTtctcgaagaagaaaggaaatAGTGAATTCTGCGTCGAGGACAGCCCAGCGACATTGCCGCACGAAACGCAACAGGCTTCGACAAGCGATGAGACCAACACGGGTCGCCGTGATGCTCCAGTCAGTGTCACCCACAAGGCTCCTGTGTTCTCCAAGGGGGAAAGGGACTCCACACAACTGCTTTATCCTCCTTCTCAGCCTGTTTCGCAGTCAAACATGTGCCAGCTATCGGATTCCCTCCTGTTTGGCATTTCCACTGACAAAAACTGTGGAAGCTttgagagaggagacagtgGAACTGAGCAAAGGGGCCAGACCTCCCCGTGGGGAGCCACTCTTGGCTACCACCGCTCCTTCAGGGAAAGACTGGCAGATTCAGAGATCATCGGAACCCGAAAACAAGAAGACGGACCG TTTCAGCCCAGGTTCCCGGTTGGTGCCGCCGAGAAAACCTTGGCCGTCCCTGCCTCTGCATCGATTCAAGAGCCAGACCCCCCAATGATGATCCACCGATACGACAAAGAAGCTGGCAAGATTTTGCAGCCTGTCACAGTCGCGGATGTGTGCGCGGAG GCGGCCCAGAGCGAGAGACAACAGCAGATTATGGAGAGTCTCCGCGGCAAGACATGGCGGGAAAAGCTGCAGTGGGGTCTAGACACGAAGAACCTGGGAAACAGCCTGTACCAACAGAAGAAATACGCGGAGGCCACAAAGGCGTACCAG GactgtcttctcgcgctggaCCTCGGCTCTAGCGCCGACGTGCAAGAAGCAGCTCAACAGCAGCTTCAGATTCCGGTCGTTCTCAATCTCGCTGCGTGCATGCTCGCCACAAAGGCCTATGAACG atGCAAGGCGCTATGCAACGTGGCTCTAGACCTCGAGCCTCATTCGCTTAAGGCGATCTTCAGAAG ggcCCTCGCGTGCTTCCATCTGGGCGAGCTCGAAGAGGCGAAGCAAGACTTCAGGCACGCATACTCCAtgtgcgcctcctcgcctccaccCGAAGTAGAGAGCGACGTGGAGACCCTCGAACAGCGACATCCCACGAAACTCGAAACGAAGTCGCACTCCCTCTTGAGCGTGAAGAGCAACAAAGACTTCGTGAGCGGAGTTCCCGCCAACGCAGACGACAGAGAAAAGTTCCTCAAGAAAGTCAG GTACTATCTGCATGCCATCGCCCAGCAACAGCAGCGCTACGCGAAGGCTTGCCAGAAAATGTTTCAGGATGAGTTCCCAGACGGGGTTGACCAAACTGCG GAGGGCAACGACGGAAGAGCGGGACTGGGTCGCCTCTCCAGCAACGCGCCTTGGATGTCTCCGCTTGCCATCTTCAAAGGCTCAAAGTGCAGCTTCTGTGCGCGAAGAGCGGGCAAAAAAGACCCTAAATCCAAGTAG
- a CDS encoding uncharacterized protein (encoded by transcript BESB_029170) translates to MAVDHGRLREAGETENGVLGFFSRLRNCPPFENIFRSDERSNAVLSTVQFSIAGFATGFLFGALSFDFLLNSPFLTNAKRGVLRDLAETHSSLRQQRENFLLIRQHTSVLQRLRRALSSLENSGAQSMSAMSAAHAAGGDTHVQTPGGVGRAAEACATSATFAAHASSAVSSSSRVSAAATPSGSASSFASAPSSCSPASPHAPGNQAASSSFSRSSPGSRLQASPALSSASASSSPSPSVPSGSTRHALLQDQAQQLQSQLAQLWERDALLRSREKSFFSGLLPSGREPEAGARSGPLALLRASRASPTPAAQPPPASTASASPRERLRGGVERLEKTPHPASRGCESLARRRLQLFFAHRVKLPARVGLRVGVACMGFYTLESALYGLLERGRGCSAFTRVTDWWLSALYLYGVSGHTLDLRPPPARSRLPAPLYGLSHRPQSFSFFVSQAARGVAQLSRFCEFAVQRNSPLFVFFFYRACFDILSYSWQLQSVV, encoded by the exons ATGGCGGTAGATCATGGAcgtctgcgcgaggcaggcgagaccGAAAACGGGGTTTTGGGGTTtttctcgaggctgcggaatTGCCCACCTTTCGAAAATATCTTCCGGTCAGATGAAAGGAGCAACGCAGTCCTCTCCACGGTCCAGTTCTCGATCGCAG GCTTCGCCACAGGTTTTCTCTTTGGCGCCCTGTCGTTTGACTTTTTGTTGAACTCGCCGTTCCTGACAAATGCAAAGCGCGGCGTTCTGCGTGACCTGGCAGAGACGCACAGTTCGcttcgccagcagcgcgagaactTTCTCCTCATTCGCCAACACACTTCTGTGCTGCAGAGGCTCCGTCGAGCTCTCTCGTCTTTGGAAAACAGCGGCGCCCAGTCGATGTCCGCGATGtccgcggcgcatgcagcgggcGGAGACACCCACGTGCAAACGCCAGGAGGCGTCGGGCGAGCGGCTGAGGCGTGCGCGACTTCTGCGACTTTCGCCGCTCAtgcctcgtctgcggtctcttcctcctctcgagtgtctgcagctgctACGCCCTCTGGGTCCGCAtcctccttcgcttctgcgccttcctcttgctcgcctgcgtcgcctcatGCGCCTGGCAACCAAGCGGCTTCCTCATCCttttctcgctcgtcgccaggctcgcggctgcaggcctcaccggcgctctccagcgcgtccgcttcgtcctctccctctccgtcAGTTCCTTCGGGTTCAACGCGGCACGCGCTGCTTCAGGatcaggcgcagcagctgcagagtcAGCTTGCGCAGTTGTGGGAGCGCGATGCGCTGCTACGGAGCCGCGAGAAGAGCTTCTTTTCGGGTCTGCTGCCTTCGGGGCGAGAGccagaggcgggcgcgcgctcaggccctctcgccctcctgcgcgccagccgcgcgagcccgacgccagccgcgcagcctccaccGGCTTCcacggcctcggcgtcgccgcgcgagcggctgcgtggCGGCGTTGAGAGGCTCGAAAAGACTCCGCATCCCGCGAGCCGAGGCTGCGAATCTCTTGCGCGCCGACGACTTcagctcttcttcgcgcacCGCGTgaagctgccggcgcgcgtcggACTCCGCGTCGGAGTCGCCTGCATGGGATTTTACA CCTTGGAAAGTGCTCTGTACGGGCTCCTcgaacgcgggcgcgggtgCTCTGCCTTCACGCGGGTCACGGACTGGTGGCTGTCGGCTCTCTATCT CTACGGGGTCTCAGGGCACACGCTCgatctgcggccgccgcccgcacgCTCTCGGCTTCCCGCGCCGCTCTACGGCCTGTCGCACAGGCCTCAGTCTTTCTCGTTCTTCGTCAGCCAGGCAGCGCGCGGGGTtgcgcagctctcgcgcttctgcgaGTTCGCAGTCCAGCGGAACTCACCGCTCTTCGTATTTTTCTTCTACCGTGCGTGCTTCGATATCCTGAGCTACTCGTGGCAGCTGCAGTCTGTTGTCTAA
- a CDS encoding zinc finger, C3HC4 type (RING finger) domain-containing protein (encoded by transcript BESB_029180) — protein sequence MAAASCLSSFASVSPVLSRASPQRLNQAQRQMSTRAGFSALRGLSQRPIELCSPPSSSALSFYSSSSSSSSSSSSASSFVSSSPSSALASLFRSFRRVSLQTLADPPSPPPSSPPSCASPSASLASPLRPAGVGGGSPPRALCAPPALPSPAFGPPAGLSLRFYRHWSRHRAFEKLRRLPNKALRRGACAGSLFTPATPSLGDAPSVHGDFCVVPRADGGFQLVPPYPPRINKTIEPYPPSAGNYYELNRRYTLQWKNVEYQYVPKMMPRPWGRGGPWGGDLVRVFHRRGGKKRKH from the coding sequence ATGGCGGCTGCTTcgtgtctctcctcgttcgcctctgtctctcctgttctctcgcgtgcgtctccgcagcggctgaaCCAGGCTCAGCGGCAGATGTCCACTCGCGCAGGTTTCTCCGCCCTTCGGGGCCTGTCGCAGCGTCCAATCGAGCTCTGCTcaccgccttcctcttccgcgctcTCGTTCtattcctcttcttcctcctcttcttcctcctcttcttccgcgtcgtcgtttgtgtcgtcgtcgccgtcgtctgccttgGCTTCTCTTTTCCGCAGCTTCCGGCGTGTCTCGCTGCAGACTCTAGCCGACCCGCCATCGCCTCCTCCgagctcgcctccctcctgcgcgtcgccttccgcgtccctggcgtcgcccctgcggcctgcgggcgtcggcggggggtcgccgccccgcgccctctgcgcgccgccggcgctccccTCGCCGGCGTTTGGGCCGCCTGCGGGGCTTTCGCTGCGCTTCTACCGGCACTGGTCGCGGCATCGCGCGTTCGAGAAGCTCCGCCGCTTGCCCAacaaggcgctgcgccgcggggcgtGCGCAGGCTCTCTCTtcacgccggcgacgccgagcctcggcgacgcgccttcTGTGCACGGGGACTTCTGCGTCGTTCCGCGCGCAGACGGTGGCTTCCAGCTGGTGCCGCCCTACCCGCCGCGGATCAATAAGACAATCGAGCCCTATCCGCCGTCGGCTGGGAACTACTACGAGCTGAACCGGCGCTACACACTCCAGTGGAAAAACGTCGAGTACCAGTACGTGCCCAAAATGATGCCCAGGCCCTGGGGACGCGGGGGGCCCTGGGGCGGAGACCTCGTTCGCGTCTTCCACCGACGAGGCGGCAAGAAGCGAAAGCACTGA
- a CDS encoding uncharacterized protein (encoded by transcript BESB_029190), producing MALLPAAFARLRQARRSCRSLAPSSVLAHPRFPPVSPAVRAVEDTASFHAVDRHRSLLRQAASAPSAAAHSSLSTSLADAGSVSSALFVSSRARRYSAAPSALFSPCRSSSSSAAPPQPGAPPPSAKRDFGTPEPKPQEPPAETSDREAKLTFWIERLREDRDKGAVYMLKDILERPEPARGAAVAASSPLKKPQPEAGSAEAPLSSEGKQREEKEILAQLEDLVSSHAQMTAQVGELVSYRHQTRREGRKELMALGFTGFATAFAAAIHPFFFIGTLIGMRSLLKARAPERDREAGARRLQEIQDSMRTQERQIFALSERLLELEGIDVRANRDATPQNPQ from the exons ATGGCGCTGCTCCCTGCGGCATTTGCGCGCCTCAGGCAGGCCAGGCGTTcctgccgctcgctcgcTCCCTCGTCTGTCCTGGCTCACCCTCGTTTTCCTCCCGTGTCGCCAGCTGTGCGCGCAGTAGAGGACACTGCGTCGTTCCATGCTGTCGACAGGCACCGCTCACTCCTCCGCcaagctgcgtctgcgccttcggcggcggcccatTCTTCGCTCTCGACCTCCCTCGCCGATGCCGGCTCAGTGTCTTCCGCCTTGtttgtctcctcgcgtgctcgccgctattctgccgcgccctctgcactcttctctccctgccgatcctcctcgtcctctgcagcgccgcctcaaCCGGGCGCGCCACCCCCCTCCGCCAAAAGAGACTTCGGCACGCCGGAGCCCAAACCGCAGGAGCCTCCTGCGGAGAcgagcgaccgcgaggcgaagctgaCCTTCTGGatcgagcgcctccgcgaagaCCGAGACAAGGGAGCAGTCTACATGCTAAAGGAT ATCCTGGAGAGGCCCGAGCCcgcgaggggcgcggcggtcgcggcgtcctctccacTGAAGAAGCCGCAGCCTGAGGCCGGCTCCGCCGAGGCCCCGCTGTCTTCTGAGgggaagcagcgcgaggaaaaAGAGATCCTCGCACAGCTCGAAGACCTCGTCTCTTCTCACGCCCAGATGACTGCGCAGGTTGGCGAG CTCGTGAGCTACCGCCATcagacgcggcgagaagggcggaAGGAGCTGATGGCGCTGGGGTTCACGGGGTTCGcgacggccttcgccgcagccaTCCACCCCTTCTTCTTCATT GGGACGCTCATCGGCATGAGGTCTCTTCTGAAAGCGAGGGCGCCGGAGCGCGACCGTGAAG ctggcgcccgccgcctgcaggagaTCCAAGACTCCATGCGGAcgcaagagagacagatTTTTGCGTTGTCTGAGCGGCTGTTGGAGCTCGAGGGCATCGACGTGCGAGCCAACagagacgcgacgccgcagaacCCGCAGTGA